A stretch of Amycolatopsis balhimycina FH 1894 DNA encodes these proteins:
- a CDS encoding XRE family transcriptional regulator produces the protein MGEEGQGLFEVQPGRNGRFEPARLTQARVRLGVSKADLAAEVGVSAAAIGQYEAGVNSPRPEVLDRLATYLNVRPEFFGVGRPLARIDTLTAHFRSLRSARVSDRQKALATAALVWELTFALERYVKLPDADLPVLAAGATPSEAAAALRAHWGLPDGPVKHLVATAESRGIVVAIRPLREIDAVDAFSAVIVDRPIIITTPRRSENVFRHRFSTAHEIGHLLLHRDASGHSAGVEKEADEFAAAFLTPAAAMDALLPQRLDLAALDRLGRTWGVSPQSLVRRMVERGRTTESSARRAYQRLATTDDPRADPTSAYPGENPSLLKKAAELASDHGVGVPALAEALKLSTAQVRDLLGDADQRPVLRLVGGGN, from the coding sequence ATGGGTGAGGAGGGCCAAGGCCTGTTCGAGGTCCAGCCCGGCCGGAACGGTCGGTTCGAGCCGGCACGGTTGACCCAGGCACGGGTTCGCCTCGGCGTGAGCAAGGCCGACCTAGCTGCCGAGGTCGGTGTCTCTGCGGCAGCGATCGGCCAGTACGAGGCCGGCGTGAACTCGCCGCGGCCCGAGGTGCTCGACCGGTTGGCGACCTACTTGAACGTCCGTCCGGAGTTCTTCGGCGTTGGCCGCCCACTTGCGCGCATCGACACCCTGACCGCACACTTCCGCAGCCTGAGGTCAGCCCGCGTCAGCGACCGCCAGAAGGCGCTGGCCACTGCGGCGCTGGTGTGGGAGCTGACCTTCGCGCTCGAGCGCTATGTCAAGCTGCCCGACGCGGATCTCCCGGTCCTCGCCGCCGGTGCGACGCCGTCCGAGGCTGCCGCGGCGCTCCGCGCGCACTGGGGGTTGCCAGACGGTCCGGTGAAGCACTTGGTCGCCACGGCCGAGTCCCGCGGCATCGTCGTCGCCATACGGCCGCTGCGCGAGATCGACGCTGTCGATGCATTCTCCGCCGTCATCGTCGACAGACCGATCATCATCACCACGCCCCGCCGCAGCGAGAACGTCTTCAGACATAGGTTTTCGACTGCGCATGAGATCGGCCACCTCCTGCTGCATCGTGACGCCAGCGGCCACAGCGCTGGGGTCGAGAAGGAGGCAGACGAGTTCGCGGCCGCATTCCTGACGCCGGCAGCTGCCATGGATGCACTGCTGCCGCAACGGCTGGACTTGGCGGCGCTGGACCGGCTCGGGCGGACATGGGGTGTCTCACCGCAGTCGCTCGTCCGCCGGATGGTCGAGCGCGGGCGCACCACCGAGTCGTCAGCGCGGCGGGCATACCAGCGCCTGGCCACAACCGACGACCCGCGGGCCGACCCGACGAGCGCGTACCCGGGGGAGAACCCGTCACTCCTGAAGAAGGCTGCGGAGCTGGCGAGCGACCACGGCGTGGGGGTTCCGGCTCTCGCTGAGGCGCTGAAACTCAGCACCGCGCAAGTCCGTGACCTGCTCGGCGATGCCGACCAGCGTCCGGTCCTTCGCCTGGTCGGCGGCGGGAACTGA
- a CDS encoding trans-aconitate 2-methyltransferase — MWDPAKYLDYADLRARPFHDLIARVAASAPRRVADLGCGPGNLTVSLRERWPSAVLECADSSPEMVAAARSRGLDATLLDVRDWTPAPDTDVVVSNAVLQWVPDHGSLLRRWVSSLPAGAHLAVQVPGNFNAPSHVLTRELAASPAWSSRLADVLLREDDAVSSPLEYANLLADAGCGVDAWETTYVQPLRGPRPVLEWITGTALRPVRAALTDAEWERFRAELAPRLDAAYPPRPDGTTWLEFRRVFFVAQV, encoded by the coding sequence ATGTGGGATCCCGCGAAGTACCTCGACTACGCCGACCTGCGGGCCCGGCCGTTCCACGACCTGATCGCGCGCGTAGCGGCTTCCGCTCCCCGGCGCGTGGCGGACCTCGGCTGTGGCCCGGGGAACCTGACCGTTTCTCTCCGGGAACGCTGGCCGTCGGCGGTCCTGGAATGCGCCGACAGTTCACCCGAAATGGTGGCGGCCGCGCGCTCCCGCGGTCTCGACGCCACGCTGCTCGACGTCCGCGACTGGACGCCGGCCCCGGACACCGACGTCGTGGTCTCGAACGCCGTCCTGCAGTGGGTCCCGGACCACGGCTCGCTCCTCCGCCGCTGGGTCTCTTCGCTGCCTGCTGGTGCTCATCTGGCGGTACAGGTGCCGGGCAACTTCAACGCGCCTTCGCACGTGCTGACGCGCGAACTGGCGGCGTCCCCGGCCTGGTCGTCCCGGCTGGCCGACGTGCTGCTGCGCGAAGACGACGCGGTGTCGAGCCCGCTCGAGTACGCGAACCTCCTGGCCGACGCGGGCTGCGGCGTCGACGCCTGGGAGACGACGTACGTGCAGCCGTTGCGCGGCCCGCGGCCGGTGCTGGAGTGGATCACCGGAACGGCGTTGCGCCCGGTCAGGGCGGCCTTGACCGACGCCGAGTGGGAGCGGTTCCGCGCCGAGCTGGCACCCCGGCTCGACGCGGCCTACCCGCCCCGCCCCGACGGGACCACGTGGTTAGAGTTCCGCCGGGTGTTCTTCGTGGCCCAGGTCTAA
- the dnaG gene encoding DNA primase, translating to MAGRIRESDIAEVRERNRIDEVVGEYVALRRAGGGSLKGLCPFHNEKTPSFNVRPAHGTFHCFGCGEGGDVIKFVQKIDLITFVEAVERLADRVGIRLTYEGGGATIQRDRGSRSRLIEAHRAAQEFYAEQLVTDEARPARDFLSERGFDAAMAKTFGCGYAPGGWDKLTKHLLTRGFEVKELLTAGLSKEGQRGPMDRFHRRLVWPIRDVGNEVVGFGARRLFDDDRISAKYLNTAESPIYKKSQVMFGLDLAKREIAKRHQVVVVEGYTDVMAMHASGVPTAVASSGTAFGEDHMKVLRRLMMDDDAFRGEVIFTFDGDEAGQKAALKAFEGDQTFAGQTYIAIAPDGMDPCELRLAKGDSAVKDLVARRTPLFEFVIRSTLKNYDLDSVDGQVAALQKTVPMVASIKDRAARDGYASKLAWWVGWQDVAQVVNRVRGSAGATDKRGGAPLRQPARAQAAPAAPAQDVARPAPKDPRFAVQREALKAALQQPAIAGPEYDALPLEAFTHPVYVAVHEAVLKAGGAGSGLTGSALLDAAAPHCPEGTVRRVLSELAVEPLQAKDEVDSRYISSILARLQESLVGRQIAEIKGKLQRLSPVEAPDDYRALFGDLVALEQYKKSLGEQAAAGAWG from the coding sequence GTGGCAGGACGGATTCGGGAGAGCGACATCGCGGAGGTGCGCGAGCGGAACCGGATCGACGAGGTCGTCGGGGAGTACGTGGCCCTGCGCCGCGCCGGTGGGGGCAGCCTGAAGGGGCTCTGCCCGTTCCACAACGAGAAGACCCCCTCGTTCAACGTCCGCCCGGCGCACGGCACCTTCCACTGCTTCGGCTGTGGCGAGGGTGGCGACGTCATCAAGTTCGTCCAGAAGATCGACCTGATCACGTTCGTGGAAGCCGTCGAGCGGCTGGCCGACCGGGTCGGCATCCGGCTCACCTACGAGGGCGGCGGCGCCACGATCCAGCGCGACCGCGGCAGCCGCAGCCGGCTGATCGAGGCCCACCGCGCGGCCCAGGAGTTCTACGCCGAGCAGCTGGTCACCGACGAGGCGCGCCCGGCGCGGGACTTCCTGTCCGAGCGCGGGTTCGACGCCGCCATGGCGAAGACGTTCGGCTGCGGGTACGCGCCCGGCGGCTGGGACAAGCTGACCAAGCACCTGCTCACCCGCGGCTTCGAGGTCAAGGAGCTGCTCACGGCGGGGCTGTCCAAGGAGGGCCAGCGAGGCCCGATGGACCGCTTCCACCGGCGGCTGGTCTGGCCGATCCGCGACGTCGGCAACGAGGTCGTCGGCTTCGGCGCGCGGCGGCTGTTCGACGACGACCGGATCTCGGCGAAGTACCTCAACACCGCCGAGTCGCCGATCTACAAGAAGTCCCAGGTCATGTTCGGTCTCGACCTGGCCAAGCGCGAGATCGCGAAGCGGCACCAGGTGGTCGTGGTCGAGGGCTACACCGACGTCATGGCGATGCACGCGTCAGGCGTGCCGACGGCGGTCGCGTCGTCGGGCACGGCGTTCGGCGAAGACCACATGAAGGTGCTTCGCCGGCTGATGATGGACGACGACGCCTTCCGCGGCGAAGTCATCTTCACCTTTGACGGCGACGAAGCAGGCCAGAAGGCGGCCCTGAAGGCGTTCGAAGGTGACCAGACCTTCGCCGGGCAGACGTACATCGCGATCGCGCCGGACGGCATGGACCCGTGCGAGCTGCGCCTGGCCAAGGGCGACAGCGCGGTCAAGGACCTGGTCGCGCGGCGGACCCCCCTGTTCGAGTTCGTCATCCGCAGCACGCTCAAGAACTACGACCTCGACTCGGTCGACGGCCAGGTCGCGGCGCTGCAGAAGACCGTGCCGATGGTGGCGTCGATCAAGGACCGCGCGGCCCGGGACGGCTACGCGTCGAAACTCGCCTGGTGGGTGGGCTGGCAGGACGTCGCGCAGGTGGTCAACCGCGTCCGCGGCAGCGCGGGTGCGACGGACAAGCGCGGCGGGGCGCCCCTGCGGCAGCCGGCGCGGGCCCAGGCGGCGCCGGCCGCCCCTGCTCAGGACGTCGCCCGCCCGGCCCCGAAGGACCCGCGGTTCGCTGTGCAGCGCGAGGCGCTGAAGGCGGCGCTGCAGCAGCCCGCGATCGCCGGGCCGGAGTACGACGCGCTTCCGTTGGAAGCCTTCACGCACCCGGTGTACGTCGCGGTGCACGAAGCCGTGCTCAAGGCGGGCGGCGCGGGTTCGGGCCTGACCGGGTCGGCGCTGCTGGACGCGGCCGCCCCGCACTGTCCGGAAGGGACGGTCCGGCGGGTGCTGTCGGAGCTGGCCGTGGAACCGTTGCAGGCCAAGGACGAGGTCGACTCGCGCTACATTTCGTCGATCCTCGCGCGGCTGCAGGAGAGCCTCGTCGGGCGGCAGATCGCGGAGATCAAGGGGAAGCTGCAGCGGCTGTCGCCGGTCGAAGCGCCGGACGACTACCGCGCGCTGTTCGGCGACCTCGTCGCGCTGGAGCAGTACAAGAAGTCGCTGGGCGAGCAGGCGGCCGCCGGCGCGTGGGGCTGA
- a CDS encoding MarR family winged helix-turn-helix transcriptional regulator — MHTSSEGGPALFRLVRHWARQWAPDVVERFAADAPPSWTVPNLFVIQAIDGAAGDEVTVADVARQLGIDRSVASRMVSEAAREGFVARSTSTRDARRAVLTLTDTAKEFLEASQAHQRQAFEALVGHWPAEDRDRFAGYLSRLADEVLG, encoded by the coding sequence ATGCACACATCAAGCGAGGGCGGCCCGGCACTGTTCCGCCTGGTCCGCCACTGGGCGCGCCAGTGGGCCCCGGACGTCGTCGAGCGGTTCGCCGCCGACGCGCCGCCGTCGTGGACGGTGCCGAACCTCTTCGTCATCCAGGCGATCGACGGCGCGGCCGGCGACGAGGTGACCGTCGCGGACGTGGCACGCCAGCTGGGCATCGACCGCTCGGTGGCCAGCCGGATGGTGAGCGAAGCAGCGCGAGAAGGCTTCGTAGCGCGCTCGACATCGACCCGCGACGCGCGCCGCGCGGTCCTAACCCTGACTGACACGGCGAAGGAGTTTCTCGAGGCTTCGCAGGCCCACCAACGTCAGGCGTTCGAAGCACTGGTGGGCCATTGGCCCGCGGAGGACCGCGATCGCTTCGCGGGCTACCTGAGCCGGCTCGCGGACGAGGTCCTCGGCTAG
- a CDS encoding MFS transporter: MHASRNLAYAGLLLGMAMAQLDGLVLTAALPSIGADLHARTGLVAVTAAGLLTLTVATPLHGRLGDLYGRRVTFALSVLVFAAASAWCAAAPGVGSLIAARALQGLGGSGLIVTAMSALGELFERDELLRRQGWQTAVFAAATLGGPPLGGLLAAGPGWRWIFLVNLPLSVPALVLGWRGLPAKPRREKEEFDVPGSVLLTVAGAAVVALGTVDALARSPLWTPVLLATTVVAGFLFLRRQRRTPSPLISPKVFADAVLKRAVVVNGLAGAALYGTFTYVALAAALAAGAAGTGLLLVAMTAGQLVLSASFAALARRHPGMTAWGRFGCLLGTAGLAAIAGAAAFEGTPWLLAPGLFAIGAAFAVCTSAYTVLGQTRADRALLGVTLGSLTFARQAGGLAGAAVFGWLALVTTGGLAAPGLTVVFAAAALTMLVAWLTAPVVTPAGAVSSR; this comes from the coding sequence ATGCACGCATCTCGGAACCTCGCCTACGCGGGTCTCCTGCTCGGCATGGCCATGGCCCAGCTGGACGGCCTGGTCCTCACCGCGGCCCTGCCGTCGATCGGCGCCGATCTGCACGCCCGGACCGGGCTCGTCGCGGTCACCGCCGCCGGCCTGCTGACCCTGACCGTCGCGACGCCGCTGCACGGCAGGCTCGGTGATCTGTACGGCCGCCGGGTCACCTTCGCGCTGTCGGTCCTCGTGTTCGCCGCCGCTTCCGCGTGGTGCGCTGCCGCACCCGGCGTCGGTTCGCTGATCGCCGCCCGCGCGCTGCAGGGGCTGGGCGGCAGCGGCCTGATCGTCACGGCGATGAGCGCGCTCGGCGAGCTGTTCGAGCGCGACGAGCTGCTACGCCGCCAAGGCTGGCAGACGGCCGTCTTCGCGGCCGCCACCCTCGGCGGGCCGCCGCTGGGCGGCCTGCTCGCGGCCGGTCCCGGCTGGCGGTGGATCTTCCTGGTCAACCTGCCCCTGAGCGTGCCCGCCCTGGTGCTCGGGTGGCGTGGGCTGCCCGCGAAACCGCGCCGGGAGAAGGAAGAATTCGACGTCCCGGGCAGCGTGCTGCTGACCGTCGCGGGTGCCGCCGTCGTCGCGCTCGGCACGGTCGACGCCCTCGCTCGCAGTCCACTGTGGACGCCGGTGTTGCTCGCAACGACCGTGGTGGCGGGGTTTCTGTTCCTCCGGCGGCAGCGCCGCACGCCGAGCCCGCTGATCTCCCCGAAGGTGTTCGCGGACGCCGTCCTCAAGCGCGCGGTGGTGGTCAACGGCCTGGCGGGCGCGGCGCTCTACGGCACCTTCACCTACGTCGCGCTGGCCGCGGCCCTGGCCGCGGGCGCGGCGGGCACCGGACTGCTGCTCGTGGCCATGACCGCGGGGCAGCTCGTGCTGTCGGCGTCCTTCGCCGCACTGGCCCGGCGGCACCCGGGAATGACGGCGTGGGGCCGGTTCGGCTGCCTGCTCGGCACCGCGGGACTGGCCGCGATCGCCGGTGCGGCGGCATTCGAAGGCACGCCATGGCTTCTCGCGCCGGGCCTGTTCGCGATCGGCGCGGCCTTCGCCGTCTGCACCTCCGCCTACACCGTCCTCGGCCAGACCCGGGCGGACCGGGCGCTGCTGGGCGTCACGCTGGGGTCGCTGACCTTCGCCAGGCAGGCCGGCGGCCTGGCCGGGGCCGCGGTGTTCGGCTGGCTCGCGCTGGTCACGACCGGCGGGCTGGCCGCGCCGGGCCTGACCGTCGTGTTCGCCGCGGCCGCCCTGACGATGCTGGTGGCGTGGCTCACGGCGCCGGTTGTCACACCTGCGGGCGCCGTCTCGTCCAGGTGA
- a CDS encoding carboxymuconolactone decarboxylase family protein — protein MPRITAKKTAEAGPVVKLLYRIAGRRYGAVPEPMAVTAHHAGLLRANVVHELLVERASKKLPPNVRELAVYRVATRIGCSWCVDFGTMLQKHGGLDIERLTKVDDYATSPAFTHQERLAIAYADAMSADRVTVTDEQVAELEREFGRDGVVELTYQIALENSRARMNSALGIVDQGFTSGDACRVPLP, from the coding sequence ATGCCGCGCATCACCGCGAAGAAGACCGCCGAAGCCGGACCGGTCGTCAAGCTGCTCTACCGGATCGCCGGCCGCCGCTACGGCGCGGTGCCGGAACCGATGGCCGTCACCGCGCACCACGCGGGCCTGCTGCGGGCGAACGTCGTGCACGAACTGCTCGTGGAGCGCGCGTCGAAGAAGCTGCCGCCGAACGTGCGCGAGCTCGCCGTCTACCGGGTCGCGACCCGGATCGGCTGCTCGTGGTGCGTCGACTTCGGCACCATGCTGCAGAAGCACGGCGGCCTCGACATCGAACGGCTCACGAAGGTCGACGACTACGCCACCTCGCCCGCGTTCACCCACCAGGAGCGGCTCGCGATCGCCTACGCCGACGCGATGTCCGCCGACCGGGTGACGGTGACCGACGAGCAGGTCGCCGAACTCGAGCGCGAGTTCGGCCGCGACGGCGTCGTCGAGCTGACCTACCAGATCGCGCTGGAGAACTCCCGCGCCCGGATGAACAGCGCGCTCGGCATCGTCGACCAGGGCTTCACCTCCGGCGACGCGTGCCGGGTCCCGCTCCCGTAG
- a CDS encoding sigma-70 family RNA polymerase sigma factor yields the protein MATPTAQDTLAAEFAEHRSHLIGVAYRLTGTRADAEDAVQESWLRLAGLDDAGRAAIRDLRGWLTTVVGRICLDRLKSAAAQRERYVGNWLPEPVVTPFGRPVSEDPLDVAVRDDGLRMAALVVLDKLTPEQRVSFVLHDAFSVPFAEIADALGVSVEAARQHASRGRKALADADPAPRVPLDDQAKILEKFVIALQQGDIRAMTELLAPDVVLIGDSNGKGRTARQLIVGPDKIARFFVGLTRKYAPGMAERGLPVLVNGDLGMYLPPMPGRDGFLALDEHVQSVTIRDGKIVAIYDVVNPDKLTRITRPATGAGPGTRRRR from the coding sequence ATGGCCACACCTACCGCCCAGGACACCCTCGCCGCGGAGTTCGCCGAGCACCGCAGTCACCTGATCGGGGTCGCCTACCGGCTGACCGGCACGCGCGCCGACGCCGAGGACGCCGTCCAGGAGTCCTGGCTGCGGCTGGCCGGGCTGGACGATGCCGGCCGCGCGGCCATCCGCGACCTGCGGGGCTGGCTCACCACGGTCGTCGGCCGGATCTGCCTCGACCGGCTGAAGTCGGCCGCCGCGCAGCGCGAGCGGTACGTCGGCAACTGGCTGCCCGAGCCGGTCGTCACGCCGTTCGGGCGGCCGGTGAGCGAGGACCCGCTCGACGTCGCGGTGCGCGACGACGGGCTGCGGATGGCCGCGCTCGTCGTGCTCGACAAGCTGACCCCGGAGCAGCGGGTCTCGTTCGTGCTGCACGACGCCTTCTCGGTGCCCTTCGCCGAGATCGCCGACGCGCTCGGCGTCTCGGTCGAGGCCGCGCGCCAGCACGCGTCGCGGGGCCGCAAGGCGCTCGCCGACGCCGACCCGGCGCCGCGCGTGCCGCTGGACGACCAGGCGAAGATCCTCGAGAAGTTCGTCATCGCGCTGCAGCAGGGCGATATCCGGGCGATGACCGAGCTGCTGGCCCCGGACGTCGTGCTCATCGGCGACTCGAACGGCAAGGGCCGCACCGCGCGCCAGCTCATCGTCGGCCCCGACAAGATCGCCCGGTTCTTCGTCGGCCTCACGCGCAAGTACGCGCCGGGGATGGCCGAGCGCGGCCTCCCGGTGCTGGTCAACGGCGACCTGGGGATGTACCTGCCGCCGATGCCAGGCCGCGACGGCTTCCTCGCCCTCGACGAGCACGTGCAGTCGGTCACCATCCGCGACGGGAAGATCGTGGCGATCTACGACGTCGTCAACCCCGACAAGCTGACCCGGATCACGCGTCCGGCTACGGGAGCGGGACCCGGCACGCGTCGCCGGAGGTGA
- a CDS encoding TetR/AcrR family transcriptional regulator, with the protein MEETRRRPNARGKGELLREEIVTAAVRMLDELADDEALSLRAVAREVSIAATSVYLHFPDRDALVLAAMQRCHEELVGAGDEAAAAAPGPAAALRARILAQAAWAQEHSGLYKVLHESKVHRRHGMPFKEIMVARTTEAVQRCMDAGVAPADDAAIVAIDLRTAVNGMLAQRINEPDLPWPPAVGQLDRFLVKLVGLRA; encoded by the coding sequence ATGGAAGAGACCAGACGCCGGCCGAACGCCCGCGGCAAGGGCGAGCTGCTGCGCGAAGAGATCGTCACGGCCGCCGTCCGGATGCTCGACGAGCTCGCCGACGACGAGGCGCTGTCCCTGCGAGCCGTCGCCCGCGAGGTGTCGATCGCGGCGACGTCGGTCTACCTGCACTTCCCGGACCGCGACGCCCTCGTGCTGGCCGCGATGCAGCGCTGCCACGAGGAGCTCGTGGGCGCCGGCGACGAGGCCGCCGCGGCGGCCCCCGGCCCGGCCGCCGCGCTGCGCGCCCGGATCCTGGCGCAGGCTGCGTGGGCGCAGGAGCATTCCGGGCTCTACAAGGTGCTGCACGAGAGCAAGGTCCACCGGCGCCACGGGATGCCGTTCAAGGAGATCATGGTCGCCCGCACGACCGAGGCGGTCCAGCGGTGCATGGACGCGGGCGTGGCCCCGGCCGATGACGCCGCGATCGTCGCGATCGACCTGCGGACGGCCGTCAACGGCATGCTGGCCCAGCGGATCAACGAGCCCGACCTGCCCTGGCCGCCCGCGGTCGGCCAGCTGGACCGGTTCCTGGTCAAGCTGGTGGGCCTGCGCGCTTAG
- a CDS encoding carboxymuconolactone decarboxylase family protein, translating to MTTTEAPTNLERLAALDPVFAQMVGATARYVRSIPELTDREKTFLCVTADVCQASLGLAFTAHVRAGLAAGVSTADIRELLRFVSYDCGYHAATAGIERITELEVELGLPRPDAELLAPELVSTGPDAAPSPLPDPVRARLTELDPHFTGYFDLQSRMRTGHGPGTLSERERGLVSLSVDVHYQTLADTFRAHVGRALRGGAAPEDVRAALRFNAQFGVTRAWHAWEALNEILAGS from the coding sequence TTGACCACCACCGAAGCGCCCACGAACCTCGAACGGCTGGCCGCGCTCGACCCGGTGTTCGCCCAGATGGTCGGAGCAACCGCCCGGTACGTCCGTTCGATCCCCGAGTTGACCGACCGCGAGAAGACCTTCCTGTGCGTCACGGCCGACGTCTGCCAGGCGAGCCTCGGCCTGGCGTTCACCGCGCACGTGCGGGCCGGGCTCGCGGCCGGGGTGTCCACCGCGGACATCCGGGAACTGCTGCGGTTCGTCTCGTACGACTGCGGCTACCACGCCGCGACCGCCGGCATCGAGCGGATCACCGAGCTCGAGGTGGAACTCGGCCTGCCACGTCCGGACGCCGAACTCCTGGCCCCGGAACTGGTGTCGACCGGGCCGGACGCGGCACCCAGCCCGCTGCCGGACCCGGTGCGGGCCCGGTTGACCGAGCTGGACCCGCACTTCACCGGCTATTTCGACCTGCAGTCGCGGATGCGTACCGGCCACGGCCCCGGCACGCTCAGCGAACGCGAGCGTGGCCTGGTCAGCCTCAGTGTCGACGTCCACTACCAGACCCTGGCCGACACCTTCCGCGCGCACGTCGGACGCGCGCTGCGGGGCGGCGCGGCGCCGGAGGACGTCCGCGCGGCCCTGCGGTTCAACGCCCAGTTCGGCGTCACCCGAGCGTGGCACGCCTGGGAAGCGCTGAACGAAATCCTGGCCGGGAGCTAG